Proteins encoded together in one Miscanthus floridulus cultivar M001 chromosome 16, ASM1932011v1, whole genome shotgun sequence window:
- the LOC136510525 gene encoding uncharacterized protein, with amino-acid sequence MEAGPALAVCRVCHPTRPGIAIGLTPYSALVLVCIRSWDVMSFRKFESDNDKRKRKRRVDALIESQRGSIDNFFKSSTAASTNPDELAIVALDEPTNENEEENVDIGVDDNNVSDPENTVHASGAQEQSTSIDEQLVYTLDIYDPRNWDKLDNKARDILVEKGPIREENIKFPHDAASRHFSYAHYSRKLSNGELHDRKWLVYSKDVDKVFCYYVKIFKSSTSKNPSALANDGYRDWRHISLKLKDHENSAEHISNMNSWNELRAIMRKKQTIDKELQQQITKEKEHLRLVLLRIVAIVKFLGKRNLAFRGSSEQLYNDNNGNFLACAEMIAEFDFLMQDHLRRIRNKEIHYHFHSHKIQNELISLLAADITNSIIKVVKEAKYFSIILDCTPDDKSDAKILFDALGNFEFILGMVIWNDILFAVNKVGKKLQSLDMCIDSTLQQIQGMMQYFETYRNEGFSSSLIIAKGIASDMGVEASFPVKRRATGKKQFDESNCQEEILEPEKAFEVKYFLAVVDMARTSLKNRFEELMEFKDIFGFLMSSSTLKSLDDIELEERCTKFAKKKSADGSSDVEIHDLIFELKILKFTLPEGALSAMEIFEHVGEVDCYPNISIAYRILFTVPVAVASAERSFSKLKLLKNYLRSTMSQERLNGLATLCIEKKLLDEIDINSIINDFASRNVRRNCLR; translated from the exons ATGGAGGCAGGGCCGGCACTGGCGGTGTGCAGGGTGTGCCACCCCACTAGGCCTGGGATTGCCATAGGCCTCACCCCATATAGTGCATTAGTACTGGTATGTATAC GATCGTGGGATGTAATGTCATTTAGAAAGTTTGAATCTGATAAtgacaaaaggaaaaggaaaagacgTGTGGATGCATTGATAGAATCACAAAGAGGATCTATTGATAATTTTTTCAAGAGTAGTACAGCTGCTTCGACGAATCCTGATGAGCTGGCGATAGTTGCTTTGGATGAACCAACTAATGAGAATGAGGAAGAAAATGTCGACATCGGTGTCGATGATAACAATGTAAGTGACCCTGAGAACACCGTTCATGCATCGGGTGCACAAGAACAATCTactagtattgatgagcaactggtTTACACTTTGGATATTTATGATCCAAGAAATTGGGATAAACTTGATAATAAAGCACGAGACATATTAGTAGAGAAAGGGCCTATAAGAGAAGAGAATATCAAATTCCCTCATGATGCTGCCTCAAGACATTTTTCATATGCCCATTATTCTAGAAAACTAAGCAATGGAGAGTTACATGATAGAAAATGGTTAGTTTATTCAAAGGATGTTGACAAAGTATTTTGTTATTACGTTAAGATCTTCAAGTCTAGCACTAGCAAGAATCCAAGTGCCTTAGCAAATGATGGGTATAGAGATTGGAGGCATATTAGTTTGAAGCTTAAAGACCATGAAAATAGTGCCGAGCATATTAGTAATATGAACAGTTGGAATGAATTGAGAGCTATAATGCGGAAAAAGCAAACAATTGACAAAGAATTGCAGCAGCAAATCACAAAGGAGAAAGAACATTTGAGGCTAGTTTTATTAAGAATAGTTGCAATTGTGAAATTTCTTGGCAAACGCAATTTGGCTTTTAGAGGAAGTAGTGAGCAACTTTATAATGATAATAATGGCAATTTCTTAGCTTGTGCCGAGATGATAGCAGAATTTGACTTCCTAATGCAAGACCACCTTAGACGTATTCGGAACAAAGAAATTCATTATCATTTTCATAGTCATAAAATTCAGAATGAGTTGATTTCTCTTCTGGCTGCTGATATCACAAACTCTATCATAAAGGTTGTTAAAGAGGCCAAGTATTTTTCCATTATTCTTGATTGCACCCCTGAT GATAAAAGTGATGCAAAAATTTTATTTGATGCCCTTGGCAACTTTGAGTTTATACTTGGTATGGTTATCTGGAATGATATTTTATTTGCCGTGAATAAAGTAGGCAAGAAGTTGCAGTCGCTAGACATGTGCATTGACTCTACATTGCAGCAAATACAAGGTATGATGCAATACTTTGAGACATACAGAAATGAGGGGTTTTCTTCTAGTCTGATTATCGCCAAAGGCATTGCATCAGACATGGGTGTAGAGGCATCATTTCCAGTAAAACGTCGTGCTACGGGGAAGAAACAATTTGACGAAAGTAATTGCCAAGAAGAAATTCTAGAACCTGAGAAGGCTTTTGAAGTCAAATATTTTCTTGCTGTGGTTGATATGGCAAGAACTTCTTTAAAGAATAGATTTGAAGAACTCATGGAGTTTAAAGATATATTTGGTTTCTTAATGAGCTCAAGCACCCTAAAGTCATTAGATGATATTGAACTTGAAGAGCGCTGCACTaaatttgccaaaaaaaaatcgGCTGATGGATCATCTGATGTTGAGATACATGATCTTATTTTTGAATTGAAGATTTTGAAATTCACTTTGCCAGAAGGTGCATTGTCTGCTATGGAGATTTTCGAGCATGTCGGAGAGGTGGATTGTTATCCAAATATTTCCATTGCTTATCGGATCTTATTTACCGTTCCTGTGGCTGTCGCATCGGCTGAAAGAAGCTTTTCAAAGTTAAAATTATTGAAGAACTATTTGAGGTCAACGATGTCTCAAGAAAGGTTAAATGGTTTGGCGACTTTATGCATTGAGAAGAAATTATTGGATGAGATCGATATCAATAGTATAATCAATGATTTTGCATCTCGAAATGTTAGAAGAAATTGTTTAAGATAA
- the LOC136513935 gene encoding uncharacterized protein: MSLRSLGSLLTRRLLSPGSGIPRAQEKGTSAGGRRPSTLFPLTPAAALAGLVGILYFMKVADESAGEVTKEVVAGEEETKEVTKVVVAGEEETKEVTRQEAKKQLAGDEARKQGAIIEAETKEHNDNDFSLEEHLAEMTKMAAAQKKARYERSCKKAVKEVTNSEGIKDEAAMKARFEEWIKEYGKRYKNKEEKAWRYELFKAFANMVDKATAEGGAVFVTNHTADWTEEECQCLYDSDVDWDDYIDHIRSLIDKKNARAKKPSRD, translated from the exons ATGTCCCTCCGGTCTCTCGGTTCCCTTCTCACCCGAAGGTTGTTGTCACCCGGGAGTGGGATCCCCCGTGCGCAGGAAAAAGGCACTAGCGCCGGCGGCAGGCGTCCCAGCACGCTCTTTCCACTCACTC CCGCGGCTGCGTTAGCTGGATTGGTTGGAATTCTGTATTTCATGAAAGTTGCAGATGAGTCAG CCGGCGAGGTGACTAAGGAGGTGGTGGCTGGGGAGGAAGAGACTAAGGAGGTGACTAAGGTGGTGGTGGCTGGGGAAGAAGAGACTAAGGAGGTGACTCGGCAGGAAGCAAAGAAGCAGTTGGCTGGGGATGAAGCCAGGAAGCAAGGGGCCATAATAGAGGCAGAAACCAAAGAGCACAATGACAACGACTTCTCCTTGGAGGAGCACCTTGCTGAGATGACGAAGATGGCTGCTGCGCAGAAGAAGGCTCGTTATGAAAGGTCTTGCAAGAAGGCTGTCAAGGAGGTGACAAACAGTGAAGGCATCAAGGATGAGGCAGCCATGAAGGCACGGTTCGAGGAATGGATCAAAGAGTATGGCAAGAGATACAAAAACAAGGAGGAGAAGGCTTGGCGCTATGAATTGTTCAAGGCTTTTGCAAATATGGTGGACAAGGCAACTGCAGAAGGTGGGGCCGTCTTTGTCACAAACCATACCGCAGATTGGACCGAGGAAGAGTGCCAGTGTCTGTATGATAGTGATGTTGACTGGGATGACTACATCGATCACATCCGGTCTTTAATTGATAAGAAGAATGCCAGGGCCAAGAAGCCTAGCAGGGACTGA